The following are from one region of the Osmerus mordax isolate fOsmMor3 chromosome 1, fOsmMor3.pri, whole genome shotgun sequence genome:
- the uqcc1 gene encoding ubiquinol-cytochrome-c reductase complex assembly factor 1 gives MYRRPLQSAVRNIINVSASRSSFGKAFEQEACLARTLVACQLASTPFPSQTQCRTLHSTSPLLNVKETPQATEEEVGAFTKLIEAMGFTGPLKYNKWKIKIAALRMYTCCVERINYDEFFEKCSLPDTLNSWFLVAQLHVWMCLVRMRQEGREGKYMCRYIVHSMWEDVEQRSKIMGIDAIHRKESMRAMTETFYAAIFGYDEGVLSDDRVLAAALWRNIFNRQCDEPRQLELMVEYVRKQMQFIDALDGDDLLLTGEVKWRPLVEDNAQSILKVASPTYNDTGL, from the exons ATGTATCGGCGACCGTTGCAGTCTGCCGTGAGGAACATTATAAATGTGTCAGCGTCCAGGTCTTCCTTCGGAAAG GCATTTGAGCAGGAGGCTTGTCTTGCCAGAACTTTAGTAGCTTGCCAGTTGGCCAgcaccccctttccctcccagaCACAATGTCGGACACTGCACAGCACTTCACCG ctattGAATGTGAAAGAGACTCCCCAGGCCAcagaagaggaggtgggggcctTCACCAAACTCATCGAGGCCATGGGTTTCACAGGACCCCTCAAATACAACAAATGG AAAATAAAGATTGCAGCCCTGCGTATGTACAcgtgctgtgtagagaggatCAACTACGATGAGTTCTTTGAAA AATGCTCCCTCCCTGACACGCTCAACTCCTGGTTCCTTGTGGCACAGCTGCATGTGTG GATGTGTTTGGTGCGGATGCGTCAAGAGGGTCGCGAGGGGAAGTACATGTGTCGCTACATCGTCCACTCCATGTGGGAGGACGTAGAACAGAGGAGCAAGATCATGGGg atTGATGCCATCCACAGGAAGGAGAGTATGAGAGCCATGACAGAGACCTTTTATGCTGCTATATTTGGATATGATgag ggagtgcTGTCGGATGACAGGGTTCTTGCAGCGGCCCTGTGGAGGAACATTTTTAACCGCCAGTGTGACGAACCCAGGCAGCTGGAGTTGATGGTGGAGTACGTACGCAAACAG atgCAGTTCATCGATGCTCTGGATGGGGATGATCTGCTGCTGACTGGAGAGGTCAAgtggcgccccctggtggaggaTAATGCGCAGAGCATCCTGAAAGTGGCCTCCCCCACCTATAACGACACCGGTCTCtga